In Rhodamnia argentea isolate NSW1041297 chromosome 11, ASM2092103v1, whole genome shotgun sequence, one genomic interval encodes:
- the LOC115747344 gene encoding probable receptor-like protein kinase At1g11050 — MLPSLIKISFPTVEEQKRITPKQSKMKLESASPATVSVVSSSSFFVVLFLSALSPTSAAAAATTNGSTCPVDLSYMRRIPWNTSNCQPPIFTPDPSLNDTSKNPCCQNLLSLFAVGLAERLRQTSLFNLPDLNTSISCLQDFQSTLTSLSLPTNLVSYCLNPSQFVITPNTCAHIQNTQDWVRELGQSTALDSDCKADLNDLTYCDLCVAAGFKVQAQLIAIGGNNPNSTDCFHFTILYAAGIVNAYGPESTGVLSCVLALSINTRGSSASKRHTDLVFGLTGAGVALIVMSCLLGLYFWYDRRWKRKRRVQGANAEFSLDPEESGSRARPRPNTGSIWFKIRDLEKATNNFSHKNFIGRGGFGVVFKGVLSDGTEVAVKRIIESDFEGDAEFCNEVEIISNLKHRNLVPLRGCCVVDGDDDDYDDMSGQRYLVYDYMPNGNLDDHIFSSPDNQSGKKTLTWPQRKNVILDVAKGLAYLHYGVKPAIYHRDIKATNILLDGDMRARVADFGLAKQSREGQSHLTTRVAGTHGYLAPEYALYGQLTEKSDVYSFGVVVLEIMCGRKALDLSSSGSPRAFLITDWVWSLVKAGKIEEAFDASLLKDGESINSNPKGIMERFVQVGILCAHVMVALRPTILDALKMLEGDIEVPSIPDRPTPLGNPSFYGDGNTFSISPALSGPKLNTGDMLRFTQRANDFNGI, encoded by the exons ATGCTCCCATCTCTCATCAAAATCTCTTTTCCGACAGTAGAAGAGCAAAAAAGAATCACACCCAAGCAGTCAAAAATGAAGCTCGAATCGGCGTCGCCCGCTACCGTCTCCgtcgtctcctcctcctccttcttcgtagttctttttctctctgctctctctccaACTTCCGCAGCAGCCGCCGCCACGACGAACGGATCGACATGCCCTGTGGATCTCAGCTACATGCGCAGAATCCCTTGGAACACTTCGAATTGCCAACCCCCCATCTTCACTCCCGACCCTTCCCTCAACGACACCTCTAAGAACCCCTGTTGCCAGAACCTCCTCTCCCTCTTCGCCGTTGGTTTGGCTGAGAGGCTTCGACAGACTTCTCTCTTCAACCTCCCTGACCTCAACACCTCCATTTCTTGCCTCCAAGACTTCCAATCCAccctcacttctctctctctccccaccaATCTTGTTTCCTACTGCCTCAACCCTTCGCAGTTCGTCATCACGCCCAACACCTGTGCCCACATTCAGAATACGCAGGACTGGGTTAGGGAACTCGGCCAGTCAACTGCTCTTGATTCAGACTGCAAGGCCGACCTCAATGATTTGACCTACTGTGACCTGTGCGTGGCTGCTGGTTTCAAGGTCCAAGCCCAGCTGATAGCTATCGGTGGTAATAATCCTAATAGCACAGATTGCTTTCATTTTACCATTCTGTATGCTGCTGGTATTGTCAATGCTTATGGGCCTGAGAGTACTGGCGTGCTGTCATGTGTTTTGGCATTGTCGATCAATACCCGTGGGAGTTCGGCTAGTAAACGGCACACCGATCTTGTTTTCGGCTTGACTGGGGCTGGTGTCGCACTCATTGTCATGTCTTGTTTGCTGGGTTTGTACTTTTGGTATGATAGGAggtggaagaggaagaggagagttCAGGGTGCTAATGCAGAATTTAGTCTTGACCCGGAGGAATCAGGGTCTAGGGCTAGACCAAGGCCTAATACAGGGTCTATTTGGTTCAAAATTCGCGACCTTGAGAAAGCAACCAACAACTTCTCACATAAGAATTTCATCGGGCGGGGGGGTTTCGGAGTGGTTTTCAAGGGAGTTCTATCTGATGGGACGGAGGTAGCCGTCAAGAGAATTATTGAATCTGATTTCGAGGGGGATGCTGAATTTTGCAATGAGGTCGAGATTATTAGCAATTTGAAGCATAGGAATTTGGTGCCACTTAGGGGATGCTGTGTGGTAGACGGAGACGATGACGATTATGATGATATGAGTGGCCAGAGATATCTTGTCTACGATTACATGCCAAATGGTAATCTTGATGATCACATTTTCTCATCGCCTGATAACCAAAGCGGGAAGAAGACATTGACCTGGCCTCAAAGGAAAAACGTTATTTTGGATGTGGCAAAGGGGCTTGCTTATTTGCACTATGGGGTGAAACCTGCAATATATCATAGAGACATTAAAGCGACAAACATTTTGCTGGATGGAGACATGAGGGCAAGAGTCGCAGATTTTGGATTAGCAAAGCAAAGCAGAGAAGGACAATCCCATCTTACTACCAGGGTCGCCGGAACTCATGGCTATTTGGCTCCTGAGTATGCACTTTATGGGCAGTTGACCGAAAAGAGCGATGTCTATAGTTTCGGAGTGGTTGTTTTGGAAATAATGTGTGGGAGAAAGGctcttgatttgtcttcttcAGGATCACCACGGGCATTTTTGATAACAGATTGGGTCTGGTCTCTGGTAAAAGCTGGGAAGATCGAAGAGGCATTCGATGCTTCACTGTTGAAAGATGGAGAGTCTATAAATTCGAACCCAAAGGGCATAATGGAGAGATTTGTGCAGGTTGGGATACTGTGCGCTCATGTTATGGTGGCTCTGAGGCCAACCATTTTGGATGCATTGAAAATGTTGGAAGGAGATATTGAAGTTCCTTCCATCCCAGACAGGCCAACTCCCCTGGGAAACCCATCGTTTTACGGAGATGGCAACACTTTCAGCATATCACCTGCCTTAAGTGGGCCCAAATTGAACACCGGAGACATGCTCAG GTTTACTCAGAGAGCCAATGATTTCAATGGAATTTGA